Part of the Deinococcus radiopugnans ATCC 19172 genome is shown below.
CAAAGGACGGCCATGATCCAGACCTCCCCCGACACCCAGTGGCCCCGCTGGGAAATCTTCAAGCAGGACTCCGAAAAACGGCCCTACCAGAGCGTGGGCAGTGTTCATGCGGGCGATCCGAACCACGCCCTGCTGACGGCTCGCAACGTGTTCGTGCGCCGCCCAGCCGCCGTCAACCTCTGGGCCGTGCGCGAGGACGACATCCTGATTGCCACCCCGGAGGAAGTCGCCACCCATCCGGAGGTGCTGCAAACGCCCGGCGAGGGCGACACCTACCACGTGGGCGTCAAGAAGTCCCACAAGCGCAGCATGACCTTCGTGGATCTGGTGGGAACGCTGCAGGCCACCGGCCCCGGCGACGCGCTGCGGCAGGCCAGCGAGGCCCACGCCGACGCGCTGGCGTGGCTGGTCTTTCCCGAATCCGCCATCGCCCGCACCGACGACGACGCCGAAACGGTGGAAAGCTGGTTCGCGCCCGCCAAAGACAAGACCTACAAGCAGCAGCAATACTACGGCGTGATCGGCAAGCATGTCGGTGAGCTGAAGCGCGAGGGCCGCATGCCCCGACGCGCCACCGAGGAGCCGCATGTGGCCGATCACAAGGTGTATGACCACCCGCACGACGCCACACCCGAACAGGTAAAAACCCCCGAGGTTCAGCAATGACCGCGCCCGCCCCCACCCTGACCGAAATCCAGCAGGCCGCCCTGATCCGCAAACTGACGGCGCTGGCCGACGACGAGATCATCCTGGCCCAGCGCGGCGGCGAGTGGACGGGCCACGCCCCGATTCTCGAAGAGGACATCGCGCTGGCGAACATCGCGCAGGACGAGCTGGGCCACG
Proteins encoded:
- a CDS encoding phenylacetic acid degradation protein — translated: MIQTSPDTQWPRWEIFKQDSEKRPYQSVGSVHAGDPNHALLTARNVFVRRPAAVNLWAVREDDILIATPEEVATHPEVLQTPGEGDTYHVGVKKSHKRSMTFVDLVGTLQATGPGDALRQASEAHADALAWLVFPESAIARTDDDAETVESWFAPAKDKTYKQQQYYGVIGKHVGELKREGRMPRRATEEPHVADHKVYDHPHDATPEQVKTPEVQQ